A segment of the Streptomyces pactum genome:
GCGTCCCCCAGCAGACGCGCCCCAAGAAGAACGGCACGGGTGACACCGTCCAGAAGGCCGAGACCCGGCTCAGCCGGTTCACGACCGACGCCCTGGGACAGGGCCACTGGGAGGCCTCCAGCAAGTCCCACCAAGAGGCCGGCAAGGAAATCAAGGACCTGCTCGGCATGAGCCGGACCCAGTTCTGCCAGGTGGTCCTCCTGCCCCAGAACGAGTTCACTAAGTTCCTCTACGCCGATGCCAGCAAGCGCCGCGAACTCCTCGGCAAGCTCTTCTACAGCGACCGGTACGCCTTCATCGAACGCTGGCTGAACGACCACAGCCGCACCACTCAGAAGAACCGCGACGCCGCCCGCGACGAGGTGCTGCACCTGGCGGCCCGCATCCACCAGGCCGCCGGCCCGGACCTGAAATCGCAGTACGACGCCCCCGCCCCTGACACCGCGCACGCCTTGACCGGCCCCGCCCTGGCGTGGGCCCAGGACCTCTTCCAGGCCAGCCAGGCCGACGCTGCCACCGCCCAGGCCGAGGCCGAGAAGGCAAAGAAGAACCAGCTCACCCACCAGAACCTGGAAGCCGTCACCCGCGAACTGCACGGGCGGCAGACCGCCCACGCCACCGCCCGCACCCAGCTCAACCGGCTGGACGAACAGACACCCCACCAAGAAGCCCTCGGCAGGCGCCGGGAACAAGCCCGGCGCGCCCAGCAGCTGGCACCGCTGCTGCACACCGTCAGTACCGCCCGCACCGACCACACCCGAGCCCAGGACAGCGAAAGCGCCGCCCGCACCCGGCTGCTCCCCGAACACGCCACGCTCCAGGCCGCCGACCTTGCCACGGTCGGGCAGCGCACGCGCGACGACATCGCCGTGCTGAACACCCTGCTTCCCGAGGAAGCCACCCTCGGCCAGCTCACCACCGACCTCAAGCGCATCGACACCGAGCGGCAGGACTTCACCGTCCAGCAGCGCACCGCCCGTGACTGGCTCGAGCAGGAGACCACCCGGCGCACCACTCTGCAGGCCCGCCGGGAAGCCGCCCGCGAGGCCGAGGAAGAAAGCCGCCGCCACCAGGCCCAGTTGGAGATCCTCAACGGCCGCGTCGCGGCCGCCGAACGCCGCGACGCCCACCTCGCAGAGATCACCATTACCGAGCAGCGCCTGGCCGCCGCCCAGAAGGAAACCGAACAGGCAGCCCAGGCCCACATCGGCATCCGCCGCCGACGCACCGAGGGCATGGCCGCCGAACTCGCCGCCGGCCTCACCGACGGCGCACCATGCCCGGTCTGCGGCTCGTGCTCCCACCCGGCTCCCGCCCAGGCTCCCGACGGGCATCCCACCCGCGAGGACGAACAAGCCGCCGAGAAAGCCCACCAGCGCGCCCAGCACCAGCGCGACAAGATCGCGGCCGAGCTGCAGCAGCTTCGCGAGAACGCCGCCGGTGCCACCGGCGAAGCCGGCGACACCCCGCTGGCCAGCCTCAAGGCCGAACACGAGGCACTCGCCGCGCAGCTGGCCGACTCTCTCGAACGTGCCGCCGACCGCGGAACCGTCGAGGAGGAACTCCTCGCGCTGGACCGCGAACACATCACCATGACCGAGCAGGACAGTGTCGCCACCGCCGGCCTGTCCGCCCGCAACGCCAGCTACGACACCCTGTCCCAACGGCAAGCGGAGCTCACCGAGAAACTCGATGCCGCCCGCGGCACCGCCCCCACCCTGGCGGCCCGCATCGACGACCTCACCCGCACTGCCGACCGCCTTGAGCAGGCAGCCGAGGCATCCCGCACCGCCGCCTCCGCCACCCAGGTCCTGCACACCCGTACCAGCCAAGCCGCCAACGCCGCCACATCCCAGGGCTTCGACACCCTCGCTGCCGCTGAACAAGCCGTGCTCAGCGACAAGGACCTCCACGAACTGGAGGAAGAGATCAACCAATGGCGCGAGGCCCGCGCCTCCCACCAGACCGTCCTCGACGACCCCGTCCTGCAGGAAGCAGCAGCCCAGCCGGCCGCCGACGTCGAAGCTGCGACAGCTCTGCGCACGGCCGCAGACGACCAGCACGCGCTAGCGGTCACCACCGCCAGTACCGCCCGGGCCCGCACCACCGATCTCACCGACCTCAGCACCACCCTGGCAGGGGTCGTCGAACGCCTGGGAGCACTCGAGCAGGCCCACAGCACCGCCCGCCACCTCGCCGACCTGGCCACCGGCAACGCCTCCGGCACCCGGGTCCGCATGCAGCTGGAGGCCTACGTCCTGGCCGCCCGCCTCGAACAAGTCGTCGCTGCTGCCAACACCCGCCTGAGCCTGATGTCCGAAGGCCGCTACACCCTCCGCCACTCCGACCACCAAGCCGCACACGGCGCCCGCTCCGGCCTCGGCCTGGAAATCACCGACTCCTGGACCGGCCGCCCCCGCAAGACCGACACCCTCTCCGGCGGCGAATCCTTCTTCGCCTCCCTGTCCCTCGCCCTCGGCCTGGCCGACGTCGTCACCCACGAAGCCGGCGGCAACCCCCTCGACACCCTCTTCATCGACGAAGGCTTCGGCACCCTCGACGACGACACCCTCCACAACGTCCTCGATGTCCTCGACTCCCTGCGCGCCCACGACCGCACCGTCGGCGTCATCAGCCACATCCCCGAACTACGCCGCCGCATCACCCAGCGACTGCACATCCGAAAAAGCCCTACCGGATCCACCCTCGCCCACCTGACCGAAGCAGCCGAATAACCTGAACTCCGGGAGAGCAGAGCCCCAGCCCCGCCCTCCCGGAGCAGCCAGCCGACTACCACGGAGCGATACACCTCCATGGCCCCCGATATCCAGCTACGGCCCCACCAGAAAGAAGCGGTAGCCGCCACCACCGCCACGCTCCGCGACCACGCCCGCGCGAGCGTGATCGCCGCCTGCGGCACAGGTAAGACCCTCATCGCCGCCCGCACCACGGCCCGCATCGCCCCGCGGGGGCGGGTCCTGGTGCTGCTGCCGACGCTGGATCTGCTGTCCCAGACGATCCGGTCCTGGCGCCTGGCCGGCCGCAAGGGCACCGCCATTGCCGTGTGCTCCCAACGCCAGGCCCTCGATCACGAACCGCTCGGCGCCGACATCCCCCTCACCACCGACCCCGCCGAACTGGCCGCCTTGGTCGGCCAGTCCAGTCCCAGCCCGGCCACCGTCTACGCCACCTACGCCTCCCTGCCCGGCGTCATCGCCGCCCACCGCGACCACCGCCTGCCCACCTGGGACCTCGCGGTCGTCGACGAGGCCCACCGCACCGCAGGCCGCCTGGGCAAGGCCTGGGCTGCCGTCCATCACGACGACCAGGTGCCGGCCGCCCGCCGCCTGTACCTGACCGCCACCCCCCGCATCTGGGACCCCGACGACGCTTCGGCCGGCGACGGGTCGGAGACGGTGGCCTCCATGGACGACGAGAACCTCTTCGGCCCCGTCGCCTACCACCTCAACCTCTCCGACGCCATCGACCTCGGACTGCTCGCCGACTACCAGATCCTCGTCCCCGTCGTCACCGACGCGGACCTGCGTGACTGGCTCGCCACCGGACCCGGTGCTGGCGCCGACGGGCTGCGCCTGGCCGGCCGTCAGGTCGCCGCCCTGCGCGCCATCCACGACCACAAGCTGCGTCGGATCCTGACCTTCCATCACCGGGTCGCCGATGCCCGCGCCTTCGCCACCACCCTGGCGCAGACGGCCGCCGCTCTTCCTGCACCCCTGCGCCCCCAGGGACTGTGGGCGGACTGGGTCGGTGGCAGCCACACCCCGCAGATCCGCCGCCGCCTGCTGCTCGAATTCACCTCCCACACCAGCCCCGACGCGCCGGCCGTCCTGTCCAATGCCCGCGTACTGGGGGAGGGCATCGACGTGCCTGACATCGACGCGGTGATCTTCGTCGATCCCAAGAACAGCCCCGTCGACACCATCCAGGCCGTTGGCCGCGCCCTGCGTCAGCACCCTGGCGCTGGCAAGAAGGCCACCCTCGTCGTCCCCGTCTACCTCACCCCCGACGAAGACCCCGACGACCTTCTCGGTGCCGACGCCTACACCCCGCTGTGGCGCACCATCCAGGCTCTGCGTGCCCACGACGACCGCCTCGATGCCCGCCTGTCCGACCCGCGCACCCACCGCCCCACCATGCCCCCCGAAGACCCCGAAGCCTGGCTGCGTTTCGACCGCCCCACCCAGGCCGACGAGATCGCCCTCGCCCTGTCCCTGCGGGTCCTGGCTCCCAAGAGCGCCGAATGGCGCCGCGGCCTCGCCGCGGCCCGCCGCTTCCGCCACACCCACCGCCACCTCGACGTCCCCCAGAACTACGAGGACCCCACCAGCTACCCCTTGGGGCGCTGGCTGACCTGGCAACGCCACCTGCACACCAAGGGCACGCTCGACGCCGTACGCGTCCACGCCCTCGAACGTCTCGGCATCATCTGGGACCCCCGCCAGCAGGCCTTCGACCGCGCACTGGCCCACGCCGCCGCCTATGCCGCCCGCTACGGCCACCTCGCCGCCCCCGTCGACGAGATCCACGACGGCTTCCCTC
Coding sequences within it:
- a CDS encoding AAA family ATPase, translated to MRLHHLTLQAFGPFAGTHTVDFDALTADGLFLLHGDTGAGKSTLFTAICFALYGEPPVDRDLLLRSHHAPADLLTQVTLDVTIAGQRLLIDRVPQQTRPKKNGTGDTVQKAETRLSRFTTDALGQGHWEASSKSHQEAGKEIKDLLGMSRTQFCQVVLLPQNEFTKFLYADASKRRELLGKLFYSDRYAFIERWLNDHSRTTQKNRDAARDEVLHLAARIHQAAGPDLKSQYDAPAPDTAHALTGPALAWAQDLFQASQADAATAQAEAEKAKKNQLTHQNLEAVTRELHGRQTAHATARTQLNRLDEQTPHQEALGRRREQARRAQQLAPLLHTVSTARTDHTRAQDSESAARTRLLPEHATLQAADLATVGQRTRDDIAVLNTLLPEEATLGQLTTDLKRIDTERQDFTVQQRTARDWLEQETTRRTTLQARREAAREAEEESRRHQAQLEILNGRVAAAERRDAHLAEITITEQRLAAAQKETEQAAQAHIGIRRRRTEGMAAELAAGLTDGAPCPVCGSCSHPAPAQAPDGHPTREDEQAAEKAHQRAQHQRDKIAAELQQLRENAAGATGEAGDTPLASLKAEHEALAAQLADSLERAADRGTVEEELLALDREHITMTEQDSVATAGLSARNASYDTLSQRQAELTEKLDAARGTAPTLAARIDDLTRTADRLEQAAEASRTAASATQVLHTRTSQAANAATSQGFDTLAAAEQAVLSDKDLHELEEEINQWREARASHQTVLDDPVLQEAAAQPAADVEAATALRTAADDQHALAVTTASTARARTTDLTDLSTTLAGVVERLGALEQAHSTARHLADLATGNASGTRVRMQLEAYVLAARLEQVVAAANTRLSLMSEGRYTLRHSDHQAAHGARSGLGLEITDSWTGRPRKTDTLSGGESFFASLSLALGLADVVTHEAGGNPLDTLFIDEGFGTLDDDTLHNVLDVLDSLRAHDRTVGVISHIPELRRRITQRLHIRKSPTGSTLAHLTEAAE
- a CDS encoding DEAD/DEAH box helicase, coding for MAPDIQLRPHQKEAVAATTATLRDHARASVIAACGTGKTLIAARTTARIAPRGRVLVLLPTLDLLSQTIRSWRLAGRKGTAIAVCSQRQALDHEPLGADIPLTTDPAELAALVGQSSPSPATVYATYASLPGVIAAHRDHRLPTWDLAVVDEAHRTAGRLGKAWAAVHHDDQVPAARRLYLTATPRIWDPDDASAGDGSETVASMDDENLFGPVAYHLNLSDAIDLGLLADYQILVPVVTDADLRDWLATGPGAGADGLRLAGRQVAALRAIHDHKLRRILTFHHRVADARAFATTLAQTAAALPAPLRPQGLWADWVGGSHTPQIRRRLLLEFTSHTSPDAPAVLSNARVLGEGIDVPDIDAVIFVDPKNSPVDTIQAVGRALRQHPGAGKKATLVVPVYLTPDEDPDDLLGADAYTPLWRTIQALRAHDDRLDARLSDPRTHRPTMPPEDPEAWLRFDRPTQADEIALALSLRVLAPKSAEWRRGLAAARRFRHTHRHLDVPQNYEDPTSYPLGRWLTWQRHLHTKGTLDAVRVHALERLGIIWDPRQQAFDRALAHAAAYAARYGHLAAPVDEIHDGFPLGRWLATQRTRAETLTGQRAAALTALDRWWNPPWPITWQRAYHAARQSRAAYETASEAESWLESQRARSDRLHPEQKSLLEELGLIGLPNTSGCPATESRPPARERAFQRGLVAARAFRAREGHLDVPQRHIEEVEGDPVRLGQWLSNLRRRRANLSSQRQEALAELGL